The following proteins are co-located in the Onychomys torridus chromosome 6, mOncTor1.1, whole genome shotgun sequence genome:
- the Lrrc39 gene encoding leucine-rich repeat-containing protein 39 — translation MTRLQCGKVMTDNAVCTGAVNAVKEVWEERIKKHNEDVKREKEFQHKLVRIWEDRVSLTKLKEKVTREDGRVILKIEKEEWKTLPSSLLKLSQLQEWQLHRTGLLKIPEFIGRFQNLIVLDLSRNTISEIPRGIGLLTRLQELILSYNKIKTVPKELSNCASLEKLELAVNRDISDLPPELSKLLKVTHLDLSMNRFTTIPLAVLNMPALEWLDMGSNSLQQLPDSLERMQSLHTLWLQRNEITCLPETIRNMKNLGTLVLSNNKLQDIPGCMEEMTNLRFVNFRDNPLRLEVTLPPCDCAEGEEEQELFGLQFMRAYIQESRRTDDQVNGLTLPISIHSDG, via the exons ATGACTCGACTACAATGTGGAAAAGTCATGACAGACAATGCGGTTTGTACTGGGGCCGTCAACGCTGTCAAGGAAGTCTGGGAGGAAAGAATAAAGAAGCACAATGAAGATGTGAAGCGAGAGAAGGAATTTCAGCACAA GCTGGTGCGGATCTGGGAAGACCGGGTAAGCTTAACGAAGCTGAAAGAAAAGGTCACCAGGGAAGATGGGAGAGTCATTCTGAAGATAGAAAAGGAAGAGTGGAAG actctcccttcttctctacTGAAACTGAGTCAGCTACAAGAATGGCAACTTCATAGGACGGGTTTGCTGAAAATTCCTGAATTCATTGGAAGATTCCAGAATCTCATTGTGCTAGACTTATCTCGAAACACAATTTCAGAGATCCCCCGAGGAATTG GACTACTCACTAGACTGCAGGAACTGATTCTTAGCTACAACAAAATCAAGACTGTCCCCAAAGAGCTGAGCAACTGTGCCAGCTTGGAGAAGCTAGAACTGGCTGTGAACAGAGATATAAGTGACCTCCCTCCGGAG CTCAGCAAGCTGTTAAAAGTCACCCACCTTGATCTGAGTATGAACCGCTTCACTACAATCCCTCTTGCTGTGTTGAACATGCCTGCCCTTGAGTGGCTGGATATGGGAAGCAACAGCCTTCAACAACTTCCTGACAGTCTAGAAAG AATGCAAAGTTTACATACATTGTGGCTACAGAGGAATGAAATAACATGCTTGCCAGAAACAATCAGAAATATGAAAAACTTGGGGACTCTTGTTCTCAGTAACAATAAACTGCAAGATATTCCAGGCTGCATGGAAGAAATGACGAATCTGAG GTTTGTCAATTTCCGAGACAACCCGCTGAGACTGGAAGTGACGCTTCCTCCCTGTGATTGcgcagaaggagaggaagaacaggagcTGTTTGGGCTTCAGTTCATGCGTGCATATATCCAGGAGTCACGGCGAACAG